In Humulus lupulus chromosome 6, drHumLupu1.1, whole genome shotgun sequence, a single genomic region encodes these proteins:
- the LOC133786101 gene encoding uncharacterized protein LOC133786101: MDKSWMHHSRLSDSYQEGVNFFLDFAFKNASHEEKIVCPCVKCGLITPVIRTIAFEHLICNGFVDGYTKWVLHGETSSHATQNVDTPNDTHESNYTIDMQGVIYDAIGHSIGDDEREVENDNLQGEGDEPNAKAKEFYNLIKDAEKELYPALPKGETLPNSFYEAKKLINALGLDYEKIDACPKDCMLYRKEHANDTECEVCSTPRSEAKVLRHFPLIPRLQRLFMSSKTSDFMTWHYKQDRTSDGCMRHPSDSPAWMTFDHNHKDFAADPRNVRLGLASDGMNPFKTLSVNHSTWPVILIPYNLPPWMCMKQPNFIMSLLIPGPDAPGNNIDVYLKPLIEELKELWEVGVETFDASTKKNFNMRASLLWTISDFPAYANLSGWSTKGKYACPSCHQDTYSLWLKYSKKHCYMGHRRWLENNDPFRNDEKSFDGTKEKRMAPTPLSGSIILDTLAGYQLKFGKTAVNPSLPYNWKKKSIFFDLPYWKDNLLRHNLDVMHIEKNVCESLIGTLLSLDAKNKDNLNARLDLKYMGIRSELHPKESESKKTVIPPACFTLSKKEKIVFCRFLKTIKVPDGYAANISRCVDVSKRKIYGLKSHDFHIIMTQLLPLALRGISSAHVRLHLTPLSNYFRMMYSKVALPQDFMQLEQQIPIILCNLEKLFPPAFFDIMVHLVIHLAYEARIAGPSVYRCMYPIERYLSKLKSYVRNKRKPEGCIAEGYLADECLTFCSRYMEGVETKFNCKPRNYSNVELNGETLPIFQMTGRHLGKIDTKNLDEDTKVKAHRYVLFNCNIVESFIEEHRNMIAQQNSRQTTMTVDRIHSESFPSWFAKKVEELYDNGDDRVSEDLRCLAKGPNNIFIRFKRYLINGFRFHTKKIEKNLRTQNSGVIMTAKTQSFASSRDPNPVFGEVTFYGILTDIIELDYSLGNRVVLFKCDWISRSGIKKEKDCTRVNFSKLMREDEPFILASQAEQVMYVEDLKHNGWHVALKINPRDYYNMSVQSHDENVESYLQTEVCSATIDVGDGESSLVREDMQDITIDTSMSFDTNEMDEET, from the exons ATGGATAAGAGTTGGATGCACCATTCTAGATTAAGTGATTCATACCAAGAAGGTGTTAATTTTTTTCTTGATTTTGCCTTTAAAAATGCAAGTCATGAAGAAAAAATTGTATGTCCTTGTGTAAAGTGCGGTCTTATCACACCTGTCATCCGTACAATTGCATTTGAACATTTGATATGCAACGGATTTGTAGATGGTTACACTAAATGGGTATTGCACGGAGAAACTTCTTCGCATGCTACGCAAAATGTTGACACTCCTAATGATACTCATGAGTCAAATTATACCATTGATATGCAAGGAGTTATATACGATGCAATTGGACATAGTATTGGAGACGACGAACGTGAAGTTGAAAATGATAATCTTCAAGGTGAAGGCGATGAACCAAATGCGAAAGCAAAAGAATTTTACAATTTGATAAAAGATGCAGAGAAAGAACTTTACCCAG CATTGCCAAAAGGTGAAACATTACCCAATTCTTTTTATGAGGCCAAAAAATTAATCAACGCTCTAGGACTTGATTATGAAAAAATTGATGCATGTCCAAAAGATTGCATGTTGTATAGAAAAGAACATGCAAATGACACAGAATGTGAAGTATGCTCTACACCAAG GAGTGAAGCTAAAGTCTTGCGCCATTTTCCATTGATACCAAGATTACAAAGATTATTTATGTCATCAAAAACATCTGATTTTATGACTTGGCATTATAAACAAGATCGTACAAGTGATGGTTGTATGAGACACCCAAGTGATTCTCCAGCATGGATGACTTTTGATCACAACCATAAGGATTTCGCTGCAGATCCTCGAAATGTCAGACTTGGGCTAGCTTCTGATGGAATGAATCCTTTCAAAACATTAAGTGTAAACCATAGTACATGGCCAGTTATTTTGATACCATATAATCTTCCTCCATGGATGTGTATGAAGCAACCTAATTTCATTATGTCTTTGCTCATACCTGGTCCAGACGCACCTGGAAATAATATTGATGTATATCTAAAGCCATTGATTGAAGAGTTAAAGGAGTTATGGGAAGTTGGAGTTGAAACTTTTGATGCATCTACCAAAAAAAACTTTAATATGCGGGCatcactattatggactatcagtGACTTTCCAGCATATGCAAACTTATCAGGATGGAGCACAAAAGGAAAATATGCGTGCCCATCTTGTCATCAAGACACTTATTCTTTATGGTTGAAGTATAGCAAAAAACATTGTTATATGGGACATCGACGCTGGTTAGAAAACAACGACCCATTTAGAAATGATGAAAAGTCTTTTGATGGCACAAAAGAGAAAAGAATGGCTCCAACACCATTAAGTGGTTCTATAATACTAGATACGTTAGCAGGCTACCAACTTAAATTTGGGAAGACAGCTGTTAATCCTTCATTGCCATACAATTGGAAGAAAAAGAGTATATTTTTTGATTTGCCATATTGGAAGGATAATTTATTACGACACAATCTTGATGTGATGCATATTGAAAAGAATGTATGTGAAAGTTTGATTGGGACATTATTGAGTTTAGATGCAAAAAATAAAGACAATCTGAATGCACGTCTTGATTTAAAATATATGGGTATTAGATCTGAACTTCATCCAAAGGAGAGCGAGTCAAAGAAAACTGTCATTCCGCCTGCATGTTTTACATtaagcaaaaaagaaaaaattgtcTTCTGTCGATTTCTAAAGACAATTAAGGTTCCAGATGGATATGCTGCCAACATTTCTAGATGTGTTGAtgtaagcaaaagaaaaatttatGGGCTCAAAAGTCATGATTTTCATATCATTATGACTCAATTACTACCACTAGCACTAAGGGGAATATCGAGTGCACATGTTCGTCTACATCTAACTCCTTTAAGCAACTATTTTCGCATGATGTATTCAAAAGTTGCTCTACCACAAGATTTTATGCAACTTGAACAACAAATACCTATCATTCTTTGTAATCTTGAAAAATTATTCCCCCctgcattttttgatataatggttcATTTGGTGATACACTTAGCATATGAGGCAAGAATTGCTGGACCATCAGTTTACCGTTGCATGTACCCTATTGAAag GTACTTGTCTAAGTTAAAGTCATATGTTCGAAACAAAAGAAAACCGGAAGGTTGTATTGCTGAAGGATATTTAGCTGATGAATGTTTAACATTTTGCTCAAGATATATGGAAGGTGTGGAGACAAAATTTAATTGCAAGCCTAGAAATTACAGTAATGTGGAACTAAATGGAGAAACATTGCCTATTTTCCAAATGACAGGTCGACATTTGGGCAAAATAGATACTAAGAATTTAGATGAGGATACTAAAGTTAAGGCACATCGATATGTGCTATTTAATTGCAATATCGTAGAATCATTTATTGA GGAACATCGAAATATGATTGCACAACAAAACTCTCGTCAAACAACCATGACCGTAGATCGGATTCATAGCGAATCATTTCCTTCATGGTTTGCAAAAAAG GTAGAAGAATTATATGATAATGGGGATGATCGAGTTTCTGAAGATTTACGTTGTTTGGCAAAAGGTCCAAACAATATTTTCATTCGATTTAAAAGATATCTAATAAACGGTTTCAGGTTTCACACAAAAAAAATCGAAAAGAACTTAagaactcaaaatagtggagttatTATGACTGCCAAGACTCAAAGTTTCGCAAGTAGTAGGGACCCAAATCCTGTTTTCGGAGAGGTTACTTTTTATGGAATATTAACTGATATTATAGAACTAGATTATTCTTTGGGAAATCGTGTTGTGTTATTTAAGTGTGATTGGATTTCAAGAAGTGGCATTAAAAAAGAGAAGGATTGCACAAGAGTCAACTTTTCAAAATTGATGCGTGAAGATGAGCCATTTATACTAGCTTCTCAAGCAGAACAGGTAATGTATGTGGAAGACCTCAAACATAATGGATGGCATGTTGCTTTAAAAATCAATCCTAGAGATTATTATAATATGAGTGTGCAATCACACGACGAGAATGTGGAGTCTTATTTGCAAACTGAAGTTTGTAGCGCAACTATTGATGTTGGGGATGGAGAGAGTAGTTTGGTCAGGGAAGATATGCAAGACATAACCATTGATACATCAATGTCGTTTGATACAAATGAGATGGATGAAGAAACTTAG
- the LOC133786099 gene encoding uncharacterized protein LOC133786099: MLVHNSYNGLCGTTRTLIDAAAGGAFMRKSANEVYDLLEEMAINNQQWPSERGNSKKVAGLHEIDAISKLTAQVEALTKQMQGSTMATPVMQAQTMCELCGGPHAYEKCQYTDVNNMPLEQAQAIGNFPRQNNNNSYSNFYNQGWRNHPNFSWKNDQQGQSSVQPSHQPFQQPPPGFYQPPMRQQQNPMRQPDTQSDVLNQFMTETRSSIRNLENQIGQLATLMENRAQGNLPSTTEVNPKEECQAITLRSGKKYEEPSVEQSDEDKVQDQQAQGTVEKKQGENKVTEYLPTKEATPQVSIDHHIKIPYPQRLRKNNLDKQFSKFLEIFKKLHINIPFAEALEQMPRYVKFMKDILAKKRKLEEYETVALTEECSAILQMKLPPKLKDPGSFNIPCSIGGSIETKALCDLGASVNLMPLSIFRRLKLGEARPTTVSLQMADRSIKHPRGVIEDVLVKVATEIPTCCRVDVENDCQESIGKKKKKTKERFRTVRRRMKRLLCGKFEGFDDIGDNFNILNSRREFSSYDTMALKDARGGLDPS, encoded by the exons ATGTTAGTCCATAACTCTTATAATGGGTTGTGTGGTACCACTCGCACACTCATTGATGCAGCAGCTGGTGGGGCATTTATGAGGAAGAGCGCCAATGAGGTGTATGATTTGTTAGAAGAAATGGCCATTAACAATCAACAGTGGCCTAGTGAAAGAGGTAACTCGAAGAAAGTGGCTGGTTTGCATGAGATTGATGCAATATCTAAGTTAACTGCTCAAGTTGAGGCTTTGACTAAACAGATGCAAGGCAGTACAATGGCAACCCCCGTGATGCAAGCTCAAACTATGTGTGAATTATGTGGGGGTCCTCATGCTTATGAAAAATGTCAGTACACGGATGTCAATAATATGCCATTGGAACAAGCTCAAGCCATTGGGAATTTTCCTCGTCAAAACAATAACAATTCTTATTCAAATTTCTATAACCAGGGTTGGAGGAATCACCCTAATTTTTCTTGGAAGAATGACCAACAAGGCCAGTCTTCAGTTCAGCCGTCACATCAACCATTTCAGCAGCCACCTCCTGGGTTTTACCAACCGCCCATGCGACAACAACAGAATCCTATGAGACAGCCTGATACTCAATCTGATGTTCTTAATCAATTCATGACTGAAACACGGTCTTCTATTAGAAATTTGGAGAACCAGATTGGGCAATTGGCTACTCTTATGGAAAACCGTGCTCAAGGTAACCTTCCTAGCACCACTGAAGTCAATCCAAAAGAAGAGTGCCAGGCTATTACATTGAGAAGTGGGAAGAAATATGAAGAGCCTAGTGTGGAGCAGTCAGATGAAGACAAGGTTCAGGATCAACAAGCACAGGGCACAGTGGAAAAGAAGCAAGGTGAAAACAAGGTTACTGAATACCTCCCAACCAAAGAAGCTACACCACAAGTGAGCATAGATCACCACATCAAGATTCCCTACCCACAAAGGCTCCGCAAGAACAACCTTGATAAGCAATTCTCAAAGTTCCTTGAAATATTCAAGAAACTACATATCAATATCCCATTTGCGGAGGCCTTGGAGCAAATGCCAAGGtatgttaagttcatgaaggatATTTTGGCCAAGAAAAGGAAGTTGGAGGAAtatgagacagtggcacttactgaggagtgcagtgcaATCTTGCAGATgaaactacctcccaagcttaaagatccaGGTAGTTTCAATATTCCATGTTCTATAGGGGGCTCAATCGAAACAaaagctttatgtgatttaggggcaagtgtgaatctaatgcctctatctaTTTTTCGAAGGCTAAAATTGGGAGAAGCTCGCCCTACAACGGTTTCCTTACAGATGGCTGATCGCTCCATTAAACATCCTCGTGGAGTGATAGAGGATGTCTTGGTGAAGGTGG CAACTGAAATTCCTACATGTTGCAGAGTTGATGTGGAGAATGATTGTCAAGAATCAattggtaaaaagaagaagaagaccaaaGAACGATTTCGAACAGTTCGACGTCGTATGAAAAGATTATTGTGTGGCAAGTTTGAAGGTTTCGATGACATTGGGGATAATTTCAATATTCTCAACAGTAGAAGGGAGTTTTCCTCGTATGACACGATGGCTCTCAAGGATGCAAGGGGTGGACTTGACCCAAGTTGA
- the LOC133786100 gene encoding uncharacterized protein LOC133786100, with the protein MDPYMQCRLASQDSIESFSNMLMNDNGEKKTRGPTQMREIWGKRDGEKIKITCNDFGQPYDNSASKLSSFIGTLVRDGKNAPINYKTWHEVPAKYKLGMWKIIQEKFEIPPHAKNWTFRTFGRKLRAWKSYLKKTYYLEHLSFEEQKKYKDKRVYDDQWEELIKYWATESAMRKSAKNKTSRAEKKYNHTTGTKSFAQLRALQKKDGASTPTRATMFKICYSKKDKSITNEKTKEAMLQLQEKEELIEDASKEKSMNDVFSEVMGKEKHGSVRMYGFGVCPSDVWKDKSTWRRNQNEYVDTLQSEVNDLRSQVQILTKTILSKQNNGNDISTLQAINASTLHNKETQRQLWFSSSAYDTPVVEVGEVVNLKSVTSEPETIAIGIVLSRDPSKEVGGKKLGSFFSEVIVQVPIKPDEQLIKSYGHFKTIGQVVGAPIAWPTAFVIPRKSDTQLGDSML; encoded by the exons ATGGATCCATACATGCAATGTAGATTGGCCTCACAAGATAGTATAGAATCATTTTCAAATATGTTGATGAATGATAATGGTGAAAAGAAAACTCGAGGCCCTACACAAATGCGTGAAATATGGGGAAAACGGGATGGAGAGAAGATAAAAATCACATGCAACGATTTTGGACAGCCATATGATAACAGTGCAAGCAAACTTTCAAGCTTTATTGGGACATTAGTACGGGATGGAAAAAATGCTCCAATTAATTATAAAACTTGGCATGAGGTACCTGCTAAATACAAACTTGGAATGTGGAAAATCATACag GAAAAATTTGAAATTCCTCCTCATGCTAAAAATTGGACTTTCAGAACTTTTGGAAGGAAACTTAGAGCTTGGAAATCTTATCTTAAAAAAACTTATTATTTGGAGCACTTATCTTTTGAGgagcaaaagaaatataaagacAAAAGAGTTTATGATGATCAATGGGAGGAACTAATAAAATATTGGGCAACAGAAAGTGCAATG AGAAAGAGTGCTAAAAACAAGACTAGTCGTGCAGAAAAAAAATACAACCATACAACTGGCACAAAGAGTTTTGCTCAACTTAGAGCATTACAG AAAAAAGATGGTGCAAGTACGCCGACACGTGCAACCATGTTCAAAATCTGCTACTCAAAAAAAGATAAGAGCATTACTAATGAGAAAACAAAAGAAGCAATG TTACAAttacaagagaaagaagaactgATTGAAGATGCATCAAAAGAAAAGAGTATGAATGACGTTTTTTCTGAAGTTATGGGTAAAGAAAAACATGGATCAGTTCGCATGTATGGATTTGGTGTTTGCCCATCTGATGTGTGGAAGGATAAATCAACTTGGAGAAGAAACCAAAATGAGTATGTAGATACTCTGCAGTCAGAAGTAAATGATCTAAGGTCTCAAGTTCAAATTCTTACTAAGACTATTTTGAGCAAGCAAAATAATGGCAATGATATATCTACACTTCAG GCCATAAATGCTAGTACCTTACATAACAAAGAAACTCAACGTCAACTATGGTTTTCATCTTCAGCATATGATACTCCTGTTGTTGAG GTTGGAGAAGTAGTCAATCTTAAGAGTGTCACTAGTGAGCCTGAAACAATTGCTATTGGTATCGTTTTAAGTAGAGATCCATCAAAAGAAGTTGGAGGAAAAAAGCTCGGATCCTTTTTTTCTGAAGTTATAGTACAAGTTCCTATTAAGCCTGACGAACAACTGATTAAATCATATGGACATTTTAAGACAATTGGTCAAGTTGTTGGAGCCCCTATTGCATGGCCAACAGCATTTGTG ATTCCAAGGAAATCAGATACACAACTTGGTGACTCAATGCTATGA